In Drosophila innubila isolate TH190305 chromosome 2R unlocalized genomic scaffold, UK_Dinn_1.0 1_C_2R, whole genome shotgun sequence, the following are encoded in one genomic region:
- the LOC117784131 gene encoding protein brown encodes MPAEEGSGTQAGAGLCLEWKQLNYYVPAQEQSNYSFWNECRKKQEIQILHDVSGHLKTGDLIAILGGSGAGKTTLLAAISQRLRGNLTGDVVLNGVAMERDQMTRISSFLPQFEINVKTFTAYEHLYFMSHFKMHRKTTKAEKRQRVSDLLLAVGLRDAAHTRIKQLSGGERKRLSLAEELITDPIFLFCDEPTTGLDSFSAYSVIKTLRHLCTRRRISKHSLTQVYGEDSFATPSDVSTGSNSIEMEVVDNSHESLLLSMAEFPTLSVLNNSPNGTLKKGAICSIHQPTSDIFELFTHIILMDGGRIVYQGRTEHAAKFFTGLGFMLPQNCNPADFYLKTLADGKENAGEILRTRYEHETDGLYSGSWLLARNYSGDYMKRMQDFKKIRWLYQVYLLLIRFMTEDLRNIKSGLIGFAFFMITAVTLSLMYSGVGGLSQRTVQDVRGSLFMLSTEMIFTFSYGVMYIFPSALPIIRREVGEGTYSLSAYYVALVISFLPVAFFKGYVFLSVIYASIYYTRGFLLFITMGLLMSLSATAAVAYGVFLSSLFENDKMASEFAAPFDLIFLIFGGTYMNVDSIPVIKYFSLFFYTNEALMYNFWIDIDNIDCPVNDEHPCVKTGLEVLQQTSYRTAEYTYWLDCASLLVVALVFHIVSFNLVRRYINRSGYY; translated from the exons ATGCCGGCGGAGGAAGGGAGCGGTACACAGGCGGGAGCGGGCTTGTGCCTGGAGTGGAAGCAGCTAAATTACTATGTGCCTGCCCAGGAGCAAAGCAATTACAGTTTTTGGAATGAATGCAGAAAGAAACAAGAGATTCAAATTTTACACGATG TCAGCGGTCACCTGAAAACCGGCGACCTCATCGCCATACTGGGCGGATCGGGGGCGGGTAAGACCACATTATTGGCAGCGATTTCGCAACGACTGCGCGGTAATTTAACCGGCGATGTGGTTTTAAACGGCGTGGCCATGGAACGGGATCAGATGACACGCATCTCCAGCTTTCTGCCACAGTTTGAGATCAATGTTAAAACCTTTACCGCCTACGAGCATCTGTACTTCATG TCCCACTTCAAGATGCATCGCAAGACGACGAAGGCGGAGAAGCGTCAACGTGTCTCGGATCTGCTGCTGGCCGTGGGATTAAGGGATGCGGCACACACCCGCATCAAGCAGCTGTCGGGTGGAGAGCGTAAGCGTCTCAGTCTCGCCGAGGAGCTCATCACCGATCCCATCTTTCTGTTCTGCGATGAACCGACCACGGGCCTCGACAGCTTCAGTGCGTACTCCGTCATCAAGACACTGCGTCATCTGTGCACCCGGCGACGCATCTCCAAGCACTCTCTGACCCAGGTCTACGGCGAGGATTCCTTCGCCACGCCCAGTGATGTGAGCACGGGCAGCAACTCCATTGAAATGGAAGTTGTGGACAACTCACACGAGAGTCTGCTGCTGTCCATGGCGGAGTTTCCCACGCTGAGTGTGCTCAACAACAGCCCCAATGGAACACTCAAGAAGGGGGCCATCTGCTCCATTCACCAGCCCACATCCGACATCTTCGAGCTCTTCACCCACATCATCCTCATGGATGGCGGTCGCATTGTCTATCAGGGACGCACCGAACATGCTGCTAAATTCTTTACGGG TCTGGGATTCATGCTGCCGCAGAATTGCAATCCCGCCGACTTCTATCTGAAGACTCTGGCGGATGGCAAGGAGAATGCGGGTGAGATACTGCGAACTAGGTACGAGCACGAGACGGATGGACTCTACAGCGGTAGCTGGTTGCTGGCCAGGAACTACAGCGGTGACTACATGAAGCGTATGCAGGACTTTAAAAAGATACGCTGGTTGTATCAGGTGTATCTGCTGCTCATACGCTTCATGACTGAGGATCTGCGGAATATCAAGAGCGGCCTGATCGGATTCGCCTTCTTTATGATCACCGCCGTGACGCTCTCTCTGATGTACTCCGGCGTGGGAGGATTGTCTCAGCGCACTGTGCAGGATGTGCGTGGTTCCCTTTTCATGCTCAGCACCGAGATGATCTTCACCTTCAGCTACGGCGTCATGTACATCTTTCCCAGCGCATTGCCCATCATAAGACGCGAGGTGGGCGAAGGCACCTACAGCCTGTCCGCCTACTATGTAGCTCTGGTGATATCCTTTTTGCCGGTGGCCTTCTTCAAGGGTTATGTCTTTCTATCCGTGATCTATGCATCCATTTACTATACACGCGGTTTTCTGCTCTTTATAACCATGGGATTACTAATGAGTCTCTCTGCCACTGCCGCCGTTGCCTACGGCGTCTTCCTCTCCAGTCTTTTTGAGAATGACAAAATGGCATCGGAGTTTGCGGCGCCCTTCGATCTGATCTTCCTCATCTTTGGTGGCACTTACATGAACGTCGACTCGATTCCCGTGATCAAATACTTTTCGCTCTTCTTCTACACAAACGAGGCGTTAATGTACAACTTCTGGATCGACATTGACAACATTG ACTGTCCAGTTAACGATGAGCATCCGTGTGTGAAGACTGGCTTGGAGGTGCTGCAGCAGACCTCCTACCGCACCGCCGAGTACACCTATTGGCTGGACTGTGCCAGCCTCCTGGTGGTGGCTTTGGTCTTCCACATTGTCTCGTTTAACCTGGTGAGGCGCTACATTAATCGCAGTGGCTACTATTGA